One genomic segment of Catalinimonas alkaloidigena includes these proteins:
- a CDS encoding SusC/RagA family TonB-linked outer membrane protein — protein sequence MAADLSSDDVEQSIKGRVTDAESQSPLPGVNVLVEGTNIGTVTDIDGNYAISAPDDASTLIFSLVGFVSQEVDINGRSTINVTMRTDITELSEVVVTALGIEKDSRTLGYATATVDPEEFTVNRTPNVMNALQGKIAGVNISNMGTGPGGTSKIRIRGQSSISGQNNPLIVVNGIPIDNTNFGTNPGGNDPNALGNNGTGLTSDGGDGLTSINPDDIENMTVLKGAAAAALYGSRAKDGVIMITTKKGRGVTGIGVTYNLNYTNEQPLDFTDYQYEYGQGENGVRPTSPNPTSGQWSFGERFQPGMTQILFDGIEVPYVPVYDRVDKFFRNGQNITNTISLAAGSEKGGFNLSLSNLRSLGIVPNNTYERRTINLGFDYSLSDKFSVTGSFNYSNEYNKNPPNVAQQDNTIPVALYNMANSMPLDLLDENKYNAEGNEFVYSRFRNRTNPYFTLAEQFQNVRRDRVFGNVALKYDITDWLYVQGRIGQDYWSRDQEANNYPTGQASRPPAPEGFVNGIYTQEARRFREINSDILVNAYKEFGDIGVNLSVGGNRMYRRMDRNFVQVTDFVIRDLYTVQNGRVKDPTYALSERGVNSIYGSAELSYKDRLFLNGTFRNDWFSTLSAENRSISYPSVSASYVFSESMDNVSGWLSFGKLRAAYAEVGSDTDVPPYSDVLFYGVNANLFANPSGAMQPVANINGNTVPNPDLRPMRASEIEFGTELRFFGDLVGLDLAVYQKNTTDQIVTAQISDGSGFVNTLINSGESQTRGLEMLFNITPVVTNNFQWNFTFNGSYNITEILKLQTETPGEEILVGSHVFNGFLKQIVGEEMGQLAGFGYKRDEQGRKVFGANGVALRTDDLVTFGSALPKWVGGFTNSFNYRGINFSFLIDFKLGNQMMSGTNFNATRHGLHKMTLEGREGGVIGEGVNEQGEPNTVAADPQTYWEVVRSQQLVEPIVYNGGYWKLRQVSLGYDFSRFLPESFPAKAVRLNFVANNVLMLKKWVPNIDPESFGFTSDNLVGLESTGLPTTRGLGFNLNVKF from the coding sequence ATGGCAGCTGATCTGAGTAGCGATGATGTAGAACAAAGCATAAAAGGAAGGGTAACTGATGCTGAAAGCCAGAGCCCCTTACCGGGTGTCAACGTACTGGTAGAAGGAACCAATATAGGTACGGTGACCGATATTGATGGAAACTATGCAATCAGTGCTCCTGACGATGCCAGCACCCTTATTTTTTCTCTGGTAGGGTTTGTTTCTCAGGAAGTGGACATCAACGGACGGTCTACCATCAATGTCACGATGCGAACTGATATTACTGAGCTGAGCGAAGTGGTGGTAACAGCGCTGGGTATAGAGAAAGATTCCCGGACGCTGGGGTATGCTACTGCCACAGTAGATCCTGAAGAGTTTACTGTAAACCGTACCCCAAACGTGATGAATGCGCTACAAGGCAAAATCGCCGGGGTAAATATTTCAAACATGGGTACAGGGCCAGGTGGTACTTCCAAAATCCGAATCAGAGGACAATCTTCCATTTCAGGACAGAATAACCCCCTGATAGTAGTGAATGGTATTCCTATTGACAATACCAACTTTGGCACAAATCCGGGAGGAAATGACCCTAATGCTTTGGGTAACAATGGTACCGGCCTTACTTCTGATGGAGGAGACGGTCTTACCAGTATCAACCCCGACGATATTGAGAATATGACAGTCTTAAAAGGAGCCGCAGCGGCAGCGCTCTATGGATCAAGAGCCAAAGACGGAGTGATCATGATTACTACTAAAAAGGGGAGAGGAGTAACAGGCATAGGTGTTACCTATAACCTGAACTACACCAATGAGCAACCCCTGGACTTTACTGACTATCAGTACGAATACGGGCAGGGAGAAAATGGTGTGCGTCCTACCTCACCCAACCCTACTTCCGGTCAGTGGTCATTCGGTGAGCGCTTTCAACCCGGCATGACACAAATCTTATTTGATGGTATAGAAGTACCTTATGTGCCAGTGTATGACCGTGTTGATAAGTTCTTCAGAAATGGTCAGAACATAACCAACACCATTTCTTTGGCAGCGGGTAGTGAAAAAGGAGGGTTTAACCTTTCCCTCTCCAATTTGAGAAGCTTAGGTATCGTACCTAACAATACCTATGAGCGCAGAACCATCAATCTGGGATTTGACTACAGTCTGTCTGATAAGTTTAGTGTAACCGGTAGCTTTAACTATTCCAACGAATACAACAAAAATCCGCCCAACGTGGCCCAACAGGATAATACTATTCCGGTGGCTCTTTACAATATGGCTAACTCTATGCCTTTGGATCTGCTGGATGAAAACAAATACAATGCGGAGGGCAATGAGTTCGTGTATTCAAGGTTCAGAAACCGTACAAATCCATATTTTACCCTTGCCGAGCAGTTTCAGAATGTACGTCGTGACCGGGTGTTTGGTAACGTTGCCCTGAAATATGATATCACGGACTGGCTGTATGTCCAGGGACGTATCGGTCAGGACTACTGGTCAAGGGATCAGGAAGCCAACAATTATCCTACAGGACAGGCCTCGCGCCCACCGGCTCCTGAAGGTTTTGTAAATGGAATCTATACCCAGGAGGCACGTAGATTTAGAGAGATCAACTCCGATATACTGGTCAATGCCTACAAAGAATTTGGTGATATTGGAGTTAACCTAAGCGTGGGTGGAAACCGCATGTACCGCAGGATGGACCGCAACTTCGTGCAGGTTACCGACTTTGTGATCCGTGACCTTTATACCGTGCAGAATGGCCGTGTGAAAGATCCAACCTATGCGCTATCGGAAAGAGGCGTGAATTCAATATACGGTTCGGCTGAGCTGTCTTACAAAGATCGCCTATTCCTGAATGGTACCTTCCGTAACGACTGGTTTTCCACACTATCAGCTGAAAACCGAAGCATATCATACCCTTCAGTATCGGCAAGCTATGTCTTCTCGGAGTCAATGGATAATGTATCCGGATGGTTAAGTTTCGGAAAACTCAGAGCTGCTTATGCAGAAGTAGGGAGCGATACTGATGTGCCTCCTTATTCTGATGTGCTGTTTTATGGTGTTAACGCCAACCTTTTCGCCAATCCATCAGGAGCAATGCAACCGGTAGCGAATATCAATGGCAATACTGTCCCTAATCCGGATCTAAGGCCAATGAGAGCATCAGAAATTGAGTTTGGTACCGAGCTGAGATTTTTTGGGGATCTGGTAGGTCTGGACCTGGCTGTATATCAGAAGAACACCACTGACCAGATTGTGACCGCTCAGATTTCTGATGGTTCAGGCTTTGTAAATACGCTGATCAACAGTGGGGAAAGCCAGACTCGTGGACTGGAGATGTTGTTCAATATCACACCAGTGGTAACCAATAATTTTCAGTGGAATTTCACATTCAACGGATCGTATAATATTACCGAGATATTGAAGCTACAAACTGAAACTCCGGGTGAAGAAATTCTGGTAGGTAGCCATGTTTTTAACGGATTCCTGAAGCAAATTGTAGGTGAAGAGATGGGTCAGTTGGCTGGCTTTGGCTATAAAAGAGATGAGCAGGGACGCAAGGTATTCGGAGCGAATGGGGTCGCACTTCGTACTGATGACCTGGTAACTTTTGGCAGTGCCTTACCTAAATGGGTTGGTGGGTTTACCAATTCCTTCAATTACAGGGGTATCAATTTCTCTTTCCTGATAGACTTCAAGTTAGGAAACCAGATGATGTCAGGTACCAATTTCAACGCTACGCGTCATGGTCTGCACAAAATGACACTGGAAGGTCGTGAAGGTGGCGTAATTGGTGAGGGTGTAAATGAACAGGGAGAGCCCAATACTGTGGCTGCTGATCCCCAGACCTATTGGGAAGTGGTACGCTCTCAGCAACTGGTAGAACCTATAGTCTACAATGGGGGGTACTGGAAATTACGTCAAGTATCTTTAGGTTATGACTTCTCACGCTTCCTGCCTGAGAGCTTCCCTGCCAAAGCAGTAAGGCTCAATTTCGTAGCCAACAATGTGTTGATGCTGAAGAAATGGGTGCCAAATATTGACCCTGAGTCATTTGGATTTACTTCTGATAACCTTGTTGGCTTGGAGTCCACCGGTTTACCTACAACTCGTGGCCTTGGATTTAATTTGAATGTAAAATTTTAG
- a CDS encoding FecR family protein produces the protein MKNSYSLHELLESESFQQYVKRSDVQAVEQWTLWLAEHPEQGERIEGARKIILGIQFKKKSLSMEEIEQAWTNVERSIQERSYSYPFGQRSYYYSVIAATISLLMVAIASWWVYSASYQMNIKTDYGETKSLRLPDGSEVTLNANSHLSFDVRELIGRERKVDLEGEAYFHVVQRSIEGLRSSFNVNTEEGGTIEVLGTSFNVQNRRDYTQVVLESGKVKFKTETKATTLEPGEMIEYSKTTQKVSKKNVQAEMYSAWKDQKLFFDDTPLSTIAILLEDTYGFKIVFEDEQLKTMKISGEVTAKNLNTLLQAVEKLFRISITRQDNTLRFNSYEP, from the coding sequence TTGAAAAATTCTTATTCACTACACGAACTTCTAGAAAGTGAGTCTTTCCAACAGTATGTGAAGCGGTCTGATGTTCAAGCCGTGGAGCAGTGGACATTATGGTTGGCTGAACATCCCGAACAGGGGGAACGGATAGAGGGGGCCCGGAAGATAATTCTAGGAATACAATTTAAGAAAAAAAGCCTGTCCATGGAAGAGATTGAGCAGGCTTGGACCAATGTGGAGCGCAGCATTCAAGAGCGTAGCTACAGCTACCCCTTCGGGCAGCGAAGTTATTACTACTCAGTGATTGCAGCCACAATATCACTGCTGATGGTAGCAATCGCATCCTGGTGGGTTTACAGCGCATCTTATCAGATGAATATAAAGACTGATTACGGTGAAACTAAATCATTGCGTCTGCCTGATGGCTCTGAAGTTACTTTAAATGCCAACTCTCATCTAAGCTTTGATGTACGTGAGCTGATAGGCCGGGAAAGAAAGGTAGACTTAGAAGGAGAGGCTTACTTTCATGTAGTACAAAGAAGCATAGAAGGGTTGCGCTCATCTTTTAATGTAAATACTGAGGAGGGAGGTACAATAGAGGTTTTGGGTACCAGCTTTAATGTACAAAACCGTAGAGACTATACTCAGGTAGTACTGGAGAGTGGAAAAGTGAAGTTTAAGACCGAAACAAAAGCGACCACCCTGGAGCCCGGGGAAATGATTGAATATTCAAAAACTACTCAGAAAGTATCTAAGAAAAACGTGCAGGCCGAGATGTATAGTGCCTGGAAAGATCAGAAGCTGTTTTTTGATGATACCCCTCTTTCTACCATCGCAATACTACTTGAAGATACCTACGGCTTTAAAATAGTATTTGAGGATGAACAGCTGAAAACGATGAAAATTAGTGGAGAGGTCACTGCCAAAAACCTTAACACTTTGTTACAGGCGGTGGAAAAGCTTTTTAGAATTTCAATCACACGTCAAGATAATACACTACGATTCAATTCCTATGAACCTTAA
- a CDS encoding RNA polymerase sigma factor, with translation MTDSESLNNPQNCWKDFLAGSHLAFSQLFKSHYNALFQYARRQYGREEPAHECVQQLFYQLWVGRKNISEVSHVKAYLFKALRSSIQKEKQYHHRFLHLDAHVQPISFSHEEIIVDDETNEIRKKKIATSLNNLPKRQREVLYLKYYENLSYQQIAEILGMNYQSVVNSVFRAIQRLREEDELKHLVLYSLMLPGLFCLYWSLLIQ, from the coding sequence ATGACTGATTCAGAATCATTGAATAATCCTCAGAATTGCTGGAAGGATTTTCTGGCGGGGAGTCACCTTGCATTTTCCCAACTTTTTAAGAGTCATTATAACGCGCTGTTTCAGTACGCTCGCCGACAATACGGGAGAGAAGAGCCTGCTCATGAGTGTGTTCAGCAACTTTTCTATCAGCTTTGGGTAGGGCGTAAGAATATCAGTGAAGTATCGCATGTAAAAGCGTATCTCTTCAAAGCGCTAAGGTCTTCAATACAAAAAGAAAAACAATACCATCATCGTTTTTTACACCTTGATGCTCATGTTCAGCCTATTTCATTTTCACACGAAGAGATCATTGTAGATGATGAAACAAACGAAATTCGCAAAAAGAAAATTGCCACTTCATTAAATAATCTGCCTAAGAGGCAACGTGAAGTTCTTTACCTAAAGTATTATGAAAATCTAAGCTATCAGCAGATTGCTGAAATACTGGGGATGAACTATCAATCGGTGGTCAATAGTGTATTCAGGGCGATACAACGTCTGCGAGAAGAGGATGAACTTAAACATTTGGTGCTTTACTCATTAATGTTGCCAGGGCTTTTCTGCTTGTACTGGAGCTTACTTATACAATAA
- a CDS encoding amidase, with product MNRRKFLLNSSLGSVSLSGLGLSLSSCQPQAVESELTAQDTDTFAPDFELDEITIAELQKGMEDGTYTAEAITQLYLERIVAIDKNGPSLKAVIELNPEALEIAQRLDEERANGNVRGSLHGIPIMLKDNIDTGDRMQTTAGALAMEGHQAEEDAFIVKQLREAGAIILAKTNLSEWANFRSTRSSSGWSSRGGQTKNPYATNRNPCGSSSGSGVAVSANLCALAIGTETNGSIVCPASTNGIVGIKPTLGLLSRAGIIPIAHTQDTAGPMARTVTDAVVMLGTITAVDEKDSATQTESRKALTDYTPYLNENGLEGKRIGIWRGAMGFHEEVDALMEAAFERMRQQGATLVDVEKVQADEPLGNAGFQVLLYEFKADLNQYLQEHPNAPVKSLEEVIAFNKANEASAMPYFKQEILERAQEKGDLNTEEYKDALAKIKRVNGKEGIDLRMQEHDLDAIIAPTGGPAWPTDLITGDHFLGGSSSPAAQAGYPNITVPAGFVHGLPVGISIFGKAWTEPELISIAYAYEQASKNRKKPKFLTHIV from the coding sequence ATGAACCGCAGAAAATTTCTTCTGAACTCTTCCCTAGGCAGTGTCTCACTTTCTGGCCTTGGTCTTTCATTAAGTTCCTGCCAACCCCAGGCAGTCGAGTCCGAACTTACAGCTCAGGACACTGACACATTTGCACCCGATTTTGAGCTAGATGAAATTACTATCGCTGAACTTCAGAAAGGTATGGAAGATGGTACTTATACTGCTGAAGCCATCACACAGCTTTATCTGGAAAGGATAGTGGCCATTGATAAAAATGGCCCTTCCCTAAAGGCTGTCATTGAGCTCAACCCTGAAGCACTGGAAATTGCACAACGACTGGATGAAGAGCGAGCAAACGGAAATGTTCGCGGCTCACTGCATGGCATTCCTATCATGCTCAAAGACAATATTGATACCGGTGACCGTATGCAAACTACTGCCGGAGCACTGGCAATGGAAGGACACCAGGCTGAAGAAGATGCTTTTATCGTCAAACAACTCAGGGAAGCAGGGGCGATCATTCTTGCCAAAACAAACTTAAGTGAATGGGCTAATTTTCGTTCTACACGCTCATCCAGCGGATGGAGCAGCCGGGGTGGCCAAACCAAAAACCCTTATGCTACCAACCGTAATCCCTGCGGAAGCAGTTCGGGCTCAGGAGTGGCTGTTTCAGCGAATCTCTGTGCGCTGGCGATAGGCACAGAAACCAACGGTTCCATCGTTTGCCCTGCTTCCACCAATGGCATCGTAGGCATTAAACCTACTTTGGGATTATTGAGTAGAGCAGGTATCATCCCCATTGCCCATACGCAGGATACTGCCGGCCCTATGGCACGTACTGTAACTGATGCAGTAGTCATGCTGGGCACCATAACAGCCGTGGATGAAAAAGATTCTGCGACGCAAACGGAAAGCCGAAAAGCACTAACTGACTATACGCCTTATCTGAACGAAAATGGATTGGAAGGTAAACGTATCGGAATATGGCGGGGAGCTATGGGCTTTCATGAAGAAGTAGACGCATTAATGGAAGCCGCTTTTGAAAGGATGCGTCAGCAGGGAGCTACATTGGTAGACGTGGAGAAAGTACAGGCTGATGAACCCCTGGGAAATGCGGGTTTTCAGGTACTGCTCTACGAGTTTAAGGCTGACCTGAATCAATATTTGCAGGAACACCCAAATGCGCCGGTCAAATCCCTTGAGGAAGTCATCGCTTTCAACAAAGCAAATGAAGCAAGTGCCATGCCTTACTTCAAACAGGAAATACTGGAGAGAGCCCAGGAGAAAGGTGACCTGAATACTGAAGAATATAAAGATGCTCTGGCCAAGATAAAAAGAGTAAATGGCAAAGAAGGCATTGATTTGCGTATGCAAGAACATGATCTTGATGCTATCATCGCTCCTACCGGAGGACCTGCTTGGCCAACCGACCTGATTACTGGCGATCATTTTCTGGGAGGAAGTTCCTCTCCTGCTGCCCAGGCCGGCTACCCAAATATCACTGTTCCCGCGGGTTTTGTACATGGACTTCCTGTTGGGATTTCAATTTTTGGTAAAGCCTGGACGGAACCTGAGCTGATCAGCATCGCTTACGCCTATGAGCAGGCCAGTAAAAATCGGAAGAAGCCTAAGTTTTTAACCCATATTGTGTGA
- a CDS encoding alpha/beta hydrolase family protein, producing the protein MRTTQLSCLLLLLLVYACDRPADMAEEENEIETYTIEQFMNTEQIGGSAFSPDESKVMYSSKKTGIYNAYEIPVNGGEATQLTDSDSESVFAYSYFPEDERILFSSDKGGNEINHLFVKNLNGEITDLTPDSTAKAQFMGWASDNQSLYYASNSRNPQAFDVYELSIDQIDDVENSVAAYQPKMLFENDGRFYPGPISEDRKYMALTESITRQKVNMYLQNLETGETTMLNDGEDEVAYSPQYFSKDGSKLFFLSDKDSEFTYLSSYDLGSGEITKVEEAPWDIMYAYLSENGKYRVVGINNDARTEIKVYDETSGEQVSLPEMPDAEITSVNISDSEKLMAFYVNSSTSPNNLYVYNFETGEYTQLTDTMNPEIDEADLVEGEVVRYTSFDGMEIPAILYKPKVIAEGEKAPAMLWIHGGPGGQSRLGYSALIQYLVNHGYAIFAVNNRGSSGYGKTFFSADDQRHGQDDLQDVVEGKAYLTSLDMIDSTKIGIMGGSYGGYMTLAALAFEPEVFDVGVDIFGVSNWLRTLKSIPPWWGAARESLYNEMGNPETDSAMLYNKSPLFFADQITKPLLVLQGANDPRVLKVESDEIVEKVEANDVPVEYVIFEDEGHGFLKKDNQIEGYQAILEFLNQYLKEEEPVEASL; encoded by the coding sequence ATGAGAACTACCCAACTTTCCTGCTTACTGCTGCTCCTGCTTGTTTATGCCTGTGACAGACCGGCAGACATGGCTGAAGAAGAAAATGAGATAGAAACCTACACCATTGAGCAGTTTATGAACACTGAGCAAATCGGAGGTAGTGCATTCTCACCGGATGAAAGTAAGGTGATGTACTCCAGTAAGAAAACCGGCATTTACAATGCTTATGAAATACCTGTCAACGGCGGCGAAGCAACTCAGCTGACTGATTCTGACAGTGAGTCAGTATTTGCCTACTCTTACTTTCCCGAAGATGAGCGTATTCTTTTTTCCAGTGACAAAGGAGGTAATGAGATCAACCACCTTTTTGTAAAGAACCTGAATGGAGAGATCACTGATCTTACGCCTGACTCTACTGCCAAAGCTCAGTTTATGGGCTGGGCATCGGATAATCAGAGTCTTTACTATGCTTCCAACAGTCGCAATCCCCAGGCCTTTGATGTCTACGAACTTAGCATTGATCAGATTGATGATGTGGAGAATAGCGTAGCTGCTTATCAGCCAAAAATGTTGTTTGAAAATGACGGCCGTTTTTATCCCGGACCTATATCAGAAGATAGGAAGTACATGGCACTGACCGAAAGTATTACCCGCCAGAAGGTAAACATGTATCTGCAAAACCTGGAAACAGGTGAAACTACCATGCTCAACGACGGTGAAGATGAAGTAGCTTACAGTCCACAGTACTTTAGCAAGGATGGCAGCAAACTGTTCTTCTTATCAGACAAAGACAGTGAGTTTACTTATCTGAGCAGTTATGATCTTGGTAGCGGTGAAATTACCAAAGTGGAAGAAGCACCCTGGGACATCATGTACGCATATTTGTCTGAGAATGGAAAATACAGAGTAGTAGGTATCAACAATGATGCTCGTACAGAAATCAAAGTTTATGACGAAACAAGTGGTGAGCAGGTGAGTCTGCCGGAAATGCCTGACGCAGAAATCACTTCTGTCAATATATCGGACAGCGAAAAGCTGATGGCCTTTTATGTCAACAGTTCTACCTCTCCTAACAATCTTTATGTATATAATTTTGAAACCGGTGAGTATACGCAGCTTACCGATACCATGAATCCTGAGATAGATGAGGCCGATCTGGTAGAAGGAGAAGTGGTGCGCTATACCTCCTTTGACGGCATGGAAATTCCTGCCATTCTTTACAAACCTAAAGTAATAGCTGAAGGGGAAAAAGCCCCGGCTATGCTCTGGATACATGGCGGTCCCGGTGGTCAATCCCGCTTAGGCTATAGTGCGCTCATTCAGTATCTGGTAAATCATGGTTACGCGATTTTTGCCGTAAATAACCGCGGTTCTTCCGGCTACGGTAAAACTTTTTTTTCGGCCGACGACCAGCGCCACGGTCAGGATGACTTGCAGGATGTGGTGGAAGGAAAAGCGTACCTGACTAGCCTGGATATGATTGACTCTACCAAAATTGGAATTATGGGGGGTAGCTACGGCGGCTACATGACGCTGGCAGCATTGGCATTTGAACCTGAAGTCTTTGACGTTGGCGTAGATATCTTTGGTGTTTCCAACTGGCTACGCACCCTCAAGAGCATTCCGCCCTGGTGGGGCGCTGCCCGTGAATCTTTATATAATGAGATGGGTAATCCTGAGACAGACTCAGCTATGTTGTACAACAAGTCCCCTCTTTTCTTTGCAGACCAGATCACAAAGCCCCTGCTGGTATTACAGGGCGCCAATGATCCTCGTGTACTCAAAGTTGAATCTGATGAGATTGTAGAAAAGGTAGAAGCCAATGATGTGCCAGTAGAGTATGTAATATTTGAAGACGAGGGGCATGGGTTCCTGAAAAAAGACAATCAAATTGAAGGATATCAGGCTATATTGGAATTCCTGAATCAATACCTTAAGGAGGAAGAGCCAGTAGAGGCCAGTTTATAA
- a CDS encoding GNAT family N-acetyltransferase: MKSANTKVRVEKLEIDDLDRFVEVIKLFEEVFEMRNFSMPSSQHLLKLLSKTDFFVFAAFSENRVVGALTAYVLEQYYAERPLAYIYDLGVAIHFQRQGIGKRLIAEMNSFCQESGFEEVFVQAEQEDEHAVEFYRSTKPTKEELAIHFSYMLDKKK, translated from the coding sequence ATGAAGAGCGCCAATACAAAAGTAAGAGTAGAAAAGCTTGAAATTGATGACCTGGACCGATTCGTGGAAGTTATCAAACTATTTGAAGAGGTCTTTGAAATGCGAAACTTCAGCATGCCTTCCTCTCAGCATCTGCTTAAGCTACTGAGCAAGACTGACTTTTTTGTGTTCGCGGCATTTTCGGAGAATAGGGTAGTCGGAGCCTTGACAGCCTATGTACTTGAGCAATATTATGCAGAGCGGCCTCTGGCATATATTTATGATCTGGGGGTAGCTATACATTTCCAAAGGCAGGGAATTGGCAAAAGACTGATTGCTGAGATGAATAGCTTCTGTCAGGAAAGCGGATTTGAAGAAGTATTTGTACAGGCCGAACAGGAAGATGAACATGCGGTAGAATTTTATCGCTCTACTAAACCTACAAAGGAAGAATTGGCGATTCATTTTTCTTACATGCTTGACAAAAAGAAATGA